A stretch of DNA from Candidatus Bathyarchaeia archaeon:
GCTTCACATCGAGGTAACTGGATGGCTCGTCGAAAAGGTAGACGTCGGCTTCTCTGCATATCGCAGCGGCTACAGCCACCCTTTGCAGTTCGCCCCCGCTTAAGGCTTCGATTGGCCTGTCCCAAATGTTTTTCAACTCAAGCCTTTCGGCAACATCCTCAAGGATGCCTCGCTCATCCACTTTTCCAAGAAGTTCGCCAACCCTGCCAGAAACAGCCCTTGCAATCTTGTCAACATATTGGGGTTTGTGCACAACTTTTAGTTTGCCCTCGCTCATCCGCTGGAAATAGTCTTGCAGAACTGAACCCCTAAAATACCTTATTAGCTCGTTCCAGCTGGGTGGATCCTCATAATTCCCAAGGTTTGGCTTAACCTCCCCGGAAAGAATCTTCAGCGTCGTCGTCTTTCCTATACCGTTTTTGCCGAGAAGCCCCAAAACAGTGCCCGGTGACGGGGTTGGAAGTCTATAAAGCTTAAAGGTGTTTGGTCCAAATCGGTGGCTGCACTCCTTTTCCAGCTCATCTGGAAGGTTCACTATTGATATGGCGTTGAAGGGACACTTTTTGACGCATATTCCACAGCCAGAGCATAACGCCTCAACAATCAGTGGCTTGGCGTCTTCGAAGCGGATTGCCTCAACATGGCTTCTAACCATTGGGCAAAAGCGTTGGCACTGTTTTCCGCAACGCTTAGGTTTGCACTTATCAGCGTCCAGCACTGCAACGCGTGTCATAGTTTACCAGCAACTATCTAGTTATGTGCTTTTACGTCATAAACATGAGCCTTAAAATCAGATTGCTAGAGTGCTAAAAACTTTTCGGGTTAGAAAGAAAACGAGGGAAACATGAAACTGTTTAGGGTTTTCACCATTCCTCTTCTTCCCACTCTTCTTCTTCCCAATCTTCCTCTTCCCACTCTTCTTCTTCCTCGAACACCATATTCACCTCCACTAACCCAAGGGCTTGGCATACTGAGAGCCTCAAAAGAATGCTTTAAGCATTTTCATTCGACTATTGTCGAGAACCCTTCTTGATGACACGCCACCATTTTAAAAAATTTACTTCAGAATTTTTGCCGTTAATGCGGCTTCAGGCTCCCGCATTTTAGGCTTAAGGTAAGCCCAACACAAATGTGCGGAGTTGTGGGCTGCTCCAATTTCGCCGCGTGTGTCTACGGCGATTAAACCCATAGAATTGTAGGTTCCAGCCATCCGCTCATTAACAAGCCTTATGGCGGCTTCAACAGCCTCTTGGGCAGTTTTGCCGCCCTCCATGTAATTGCAGACGGTCTTCGCAAGGACAAGCCTTATGGCGATTTCGCCAACGCCGGTGGCGGAACAAGCCCCACTCCTATTATCGGCGTAGGTGCCACATCCAATCAAGGGCGAATCGCCAATCCTTCCGGGAATTTTTAATGGGAAGCCGCCGGTGGATGTGGCAGCAGCAACATTTCCATCTAAATCTAAGGCAACAGCGCCAACCGTTTCAAGATCAAAAAGCTCCGGATACCTCTTAACCAGTTCTGCAAGTTTTGGCAGCTCAAACTTGCCATCCAATAGGGCTTGCTTCGCCTGCTCATAATATTTTAAGCGGAGCTCCGTAAGCGGGTTTCGCCTTTCAAGGTTGAACAGTTTTGCGAGTTTTTCTGCTCCATCGCCAACAATGAAAACGTGGTCTGTCTTCTCCATAACTATTCGTGCAAGCCTAACCGGATTCCTAATGTCCCGCAAGAGCCCGGCAGCCCCAGCCCTTAAAGTTTTTCCATCCATAACTGAGGCTTCCATCTCCACAGTCTTCTCTATGGTTAGGCTTGAACCATAACCAGCGTTAAAGACACCTTCATCCTCCATGACGGCTACAGCCTCAACAACGGCGTCGAGGGCGCTTCCGCCATTAGCTAAAATGTCAAAACCAGTTTTGGCAGCCTTCTTCACACCTTCAAGTCCAGGATTGATGCGTTCTGGATGCCAGTTCCCAGCGCCGCCGTGGACAACTATTACTGGTTTTGGCGTTTGCCCTTCCCTCCAGTTTTGGAGGGATAGAGTTTACGCCCATAAATTTAAGCCTAATCCCAAAAAACATCAAAACAGATAAATCCATGTTGTGAAAGTAATAGTTTGGGATGATGTGAGGCGACGGCTAGGAGCCCTTCCAAGCTGTGAAAAGCCAACTAACCTGCACTGACCAAAACTTGTAGCTGGTGGTTGGTGTGCTTAGGGACTTCAACCTTTTAGCCACAACTTCAAGAGGAAATGAGGATGAGGCTTGCTCCGAGCTTTGGTATTTGCTGGGCGAGATTGGCGACTCAGCGCCCATCGTGGACAAGACTGGAGTGGCTGGTTTAATTGCCGCGAAAACGGCTTTCAACCCCTTCGAGGTTATTGAAAAGTTTAGGCAGATTCTCCGAGAACGTCCTTACGAGTTTCGCTATATGCTGCGCATAATTCCAATAGAGAAGGTTATCCGCACAGACCTTGGAGAAATCCAGCGGGCAGCCACAGAATTAAGCTCAAAAATTGGCAAAAACGAAACTTTTAGGATTACTGTTGAGAAGCGCTTCATAGAAACCTCAACAAGGGACATTATTGAGGCGGCAGCCGCCAATATTGAACGCAAAGTGGACTTAAACAAGCCCGATAAGATTCTCTTAATCGAAGTTATTGGCGGGTTGACGGGGCTTTCGGTGATTAAGCCAGAAGACATCCTATCAATTGTGAAGGAGAAAGTGCTTTAGCGCTCGGTTGCCAAGAGCGCCACACGCTCAATAACAAGGTTAACTAGGGCTTGCATTAGGTCGTTTCCCTTTACGATAGCCTCAAGCTCTGCGTCTGATATTTCGAAGGCTTCTCGAATAACCCCAATTTTCTCCCGTGAAAGCTCCAGAACAGCGTCGTCACGCCGCCCACCAACAACATTTGATATGACTTGTAAGGCTGTTTCCACATCCTCAGTCTTTTCACCCACAACAAGAACCGCAATCGCCTCACAGTTGGGTTTTATTCCGAGAAGGCTCATGGCTTTTCGAATTTGACGCTGTGCAGAAGCGTAAAGAAGCATTTCCACGGCTAGGCTTTTTGAAATGTTAATGCCGTTTTTGAAGGCGTTTATGGCGTTTAAAGCTGCAAAATACAAGTGCTGCCAAGTAACCACAAGCCAAGCGTCGAAAAACTGGGCTTCCACATTTTTTGCCAAACATTTCCTAACAGTTTCAAGAAAGTCTTCAACGTCTGCTATTTTCACATCTCTGAAGCCGGCAATAGCTACATACTTGCCAAACTCTTCGATGTGTTTCAGCAAGCCCCTTCTTCCTCGCTAATCTCCTTTAGGAAATGGTTAACAAGCCTTTGGGACAAGCCAGCCTTCACGAGTTTCTCCACTTCCTTTTCAATGGGCTTTCCTTGTTCCTTGCATTTTTTGACTATTTTTCTTATGGTTTCCTTTATTTCCCATGGGAAGACTATCCATCGGCTTGTTTCCCTAGCGTAGTAGTCCGGCTTTATTATGCTCCATGGTTTGAGGTAGACGGCGGCAATCCTAACCTCGGCGGCGCCCTCCTTTTGCAAGTGCCCCTTTATGAGTTGGAGACTTTTGCCGGTGTCAGCCACCTCGTCCACAACAAGCACCTTTTTGCCAGCAACCTTCACGGAAACAGGCTGCGTTAATGTCGGCGCCCCCTTTGTTTCAGCCACACCAACATAAAATTCAACCTTAACATTGGCAAGGTTTGGATTCTCTAAAAGGTCTGATAAGACTCTTGCTGGGGGCCATCCGCCACGGGAAACGCCAACAATTATGTCTGGCTTGAAGTTGTCTTTCTTTATCTTTTCTGTTATTTTCATGAGCATTCTATAAATTTGGTTCCATTTTGGCGCTTCAAACTCAAGCTCTTGCTGTGTCAAGCCTTTTCTCCACCAGTTTTTCAGCGTGGTTAAGAGTTTGGATTTAAAGCCGATTTTAGCTTTTCTAAAAAGGGCTGAGTTTGCTGATAACTTTAATTAGGCTCTAGCGGTGATAGAAGGGGGAGGGCGGCGAAATCATTGAGGGAAATTATTGAATGTGTTCCAAATTTCAGCACTTCAGACCCGAAGGTTGTTGAGCAAATCCTTAACGAGCTTAAAACAACCAAAAAAGCGTTTTTGCTTGATTACACCTTTGACAATTATTACAACCGGCTTGTGGTCTCCTTCGTTGGTGATAGGCGTTCCGTGCTTGAAGCCATGTTAAAAATGGCTTTTAGGGCTGTGGAGCTTATTGACATGCGAACCCATAAGGGGCAACACCCACGAATAGGCGCGGTTGACGTTGTCCCATTCATACCGATAAAAAACGCCACAATGGAAGATTGCATAAGGCTGGCGAGAAAGTTTGGCAGAACATTGGCTCAAGAACGCGGTGTGCCAGTCTACCTTTACGGCGAGGCTGCCACAAAACCAGAAAGAAGAGATTTGGACTGGATACGGGAAGGCGAATACGAGAGGCTGGAGGAAATGATGGCGAAGCCCGAACGCAAACCAGACTTCGGTCCAGCCAAGCCCCACCCAACTGCTGGAGCCACAATAACTGGCGCCCGCAAGGTTATGGCTGGATTCAACGTCAACCTTGGAACATCAGACCTAAAAATTGCAAAGAAGATAGCGAAGGCTTTGCATTCGAAGAAGGGTGGACTGGCAAACGTTAAGGCTATGGCGGCTTATATACCAGAAAAGAACATAACACAGATTGGGATGAGTATAAGTGATTTTGAGGCAACGCCCCTATACCGTGTTTTTGAACTGGTTAAAATTGAGGCTGAACGCTACAACGTGCCAGTCATAGGCTCAGAGTTTTGTGGAATGGCGCCTTTAAAGGCGATAGTTGATGTTGCGTCCTACTACTTAAAAATTGACAACCTCACGGTTGATAGAGTGTTAGAAGTGGCTATTCAAAACGCCACTGAGAAGGGAGGAAAATTTGAGTAAGGCTAGAACAGGTAAAACGGCTGTCAAGGAAAAAGCTGACACACTTATTGTTAATGCCAGCGAGCTTGTGACACTAGCTGGCGACAATGAGAAGCCTAAAACTGGTAAAAGAATGCGGGAACTCGGAATAATCAAGAATGGATGTGTAGCCATAAGAGATGGCAAAATATTGGCTGTCGGGAAAACCTCGGAGATAAGGAAGAATTTTAGGGCTGAAGACATAGTGAATGCCAGCGGAAAAACAGTTTTGCCAGGCTTTGTTGATCCCCATACGCATTTGGTGTTTGCTGGCTCAAGGGAAGACGAGTTCCAAATGAGGATTGAGGGCGCCTCTTATATGGAAATTCTGAAGGCTGGCGGTGGCATATTGAAAACTGTTAGGGAAACCAGAAAAGCCAGCCTTGACGAGCTTTTGGGCTTTGGTTTAAGCACTTTGGATGTTATGCTACGATATGGCACAACAACAGTTGAGGCGAAGAGTGGATATGGATTAACAAAAAGGGATGAATTGAAGATTTTAGAAGTTATCAAGCGTCTAAACCAGCTTCACGCCGTTGATGTTGTCCCCACATTTATGGGAGCCCACGCCATCCCAGCCGAATACGCAGGCAATCCAGAAGAGTATGTCAGCTTGGTAATTGACGAAATGATTCCAGCTGTTGCAGAGAAAAAGCTGGCGAAATTCTGCGACGTTTTCTGCGAGAGAGGAGTCTTCAACCTAGAACAAACAAGAAAAATTCTCATAGCAGCCAAAAAACATGGCTTAGGGCTTAAGGTGCACGCTGACGAGATGAGCCAGCTGGGCGGGGCTGAACTTGCAGCCAGCCTTGAAGCAGTTTCAGCCGAGCACTTGTTGTTCGCTTCTGACGTTGGACTTAAGGCTATGGCTGAAAAGAGCGTGATCGCCGTTCTGCTTCCAGCGGCAGCCTTCAGCCTCATGGCTGGGCGTTTCGCCGACGCCCGTAAAATGATTGATTATGGTGTTCCAATAGCCTTGGGAACAGATTTTAATCCAAGCTGTTGGGTTGAAAACCAGCAGCTTGTTATAGCCTTTGCATGCCATTTTATGAGGATGACGCCAGCCGAAGCCATAACCGCAGCCACGATTAACGCGGCGCATGCCATTGGAAGAGCCAGCGAAATTGGCAGCCTAGAAGTTGGCAAGAAGGCAGACATAGTGATTTTGAATGTGCCCAACCATGTTTTTCTCGGCTACCGCTTCGGCGTAAACCTCGTGGATAAAGTAATAAAAAATGGTAGAACGGTTGTTGACGAGGAAACCTCCATAGCCGAGGCAGCAAAACTCTTCAGCAAAGAATTAGAGTAACCTTCAGCCACATATTTCTTGTTAAGGGTGAAAATTCCTTGTTGAAGCTGGAAAAACCCATAAAATGCTTAACCGGACCTGAACTGCACTGTAAGAACTGGCAGATTGAAGGCATCTTGCGCATGCTCTTCAACGTTGTCGACCCGGAAGTGGCCAAAGACCCTGAAAGACTGATTGTTTATGGCGGCACCGGCAAGGCTGCCCGCAACTGGGAGTGCTTTGAAAAAATTGTCGAAACCCTCATTGAGCTTGAGCCAGACGAAACCATGCTCATTCAAAGCGGCAAGCCAGTAGCTGTCTTCAAAACCCACGAGTGGGCGCCCCGAGCCATAATAGTGAATGCCATGCTTGTGCCAAAATGGGCAACATGGGACTACTTCTACGAGCTGGAGCAGAAGGGCTTAATCATGTTTGGGCAGATGACCGCCGGCTCATGGGCTTACATTGGAACGCAAGGCATCCTTCAAGGCACATATGAGACCATGGCGGCGGTGGCCCGCGAACACTTCGGCGGAACCCTCCGCGGCAGACTCGTCTTAACGGCTGGTTTAGGCGAGATGGGGGGAGCCCAACCCCTAGCTGTAACCATGAACGAGGGCGTCGCTCTAGTGGTGGAAATAGACAAACGCGCAATTGATAGACGCATAAGACATGGTTACTTGGAAACATGGACAGACGATTTAGACGAAGCCGTAAAAATGGCTTTAGAAGCCAAACGTGAAGGCACCCCGAGAAGTATAGGCTTATTGGGTAACGCGGCTGAAGTGCACCCAGAACTATTGAAAAGGGGAATAATACCAGACGTGCTAACAGACCAAACCAGCGCCCACGACCCTTTGAATGGCTATTATCCAGCTGGACTTTCAAAGGAGGAAGCCGACGAACTCCGCAAAAACAACCCAGAGGAATATCTGCGAAGGGCCAGCCAAAGCATGCGCACCCAAGTGGAAGCCATGGTCAAAATGATGGAAAAAGGCGCGGTAACCTTCGAATATGGCAATAATCTGCGCCAGCAAGCCTACAACGCCGGATTCAAAGAAGCCTTCGCTTATCCTGGCTTTGTTCAACGCTATATTAGGCCAATGTTCTGTGAAGGTCGTGGACCCTTCCGCTGGACGTCTCTAGTGGGGAGTGCTGAAGACATATACACGTTGGACGATGTTATTTTGAAGGAGTTCTCCTATAACAAAGAGCTCTGCCGGTGGATACAGAAGGCAAGGGAGCAAGTTAAGTTTCAAGGGTTGCCAGCCCGCGTCTGCTGGTTGGGCTTCGGAGAAAGAGCCCGCTTCGGAAAAATAATGAACGACATGGTGGCAAGCGGTAGGCTTTCTGGTCCCGTATGGATTGGGAGAGACCACTTGGACGGCGGAAGTGTCGCCTCGCCGAACCGTGAAACAGAGGGCATGATGGATGGAAGCGACGCCATAGCCGACTGGCCCATACTTAATGCATTGTTGAATGCTGTTGCTGGCGCCACATGGGTAAGCGTCCACCACGGCGGGGGCGTCGGCATAGGCTATAGTATACATGCTGGCATGTGCTTGGTGGCTGACGGAACAAAAGAGGCTGAAAAACGCATAGTAACCGTACTCACAACAGACCCTGGAACAGCTATAGTTAGGCACGCAGACGCTGGCTATGAAAAGGCGAAGAAAATAGCAAGGGAAAAGGGCATTAAAATGCCCATGCTGAAATAGACATTGGAGAGTGTTGCTTTATGGCGGTTTTCCTCCTGGACATGTGGACGGTTGCTAAGGGTAAGGAAGCGGAAAACGAGGATGTTGTAAAGCAGATTCTCCAATATGGAGGCAAGCATCATGAAACCCTCCAGCTTGTCAAGTCTCTACGTTGTTTTAGGCAAAGTATAGGTGGAAAGCCTCCAGGAAAATTCGTCCTAGTAACAGAGTTTGCAAGCCTACATGAAATGGAGGAATCTTTCAAAAAAATTAGGGAAGACAGCGAATGGAGGAAAATAGAGCGCAAGTGGAGGGAAGTTATGGACCATACATCTTCGGAAAGCCTACTATGGTCCGACGTTTTCAGAGAACTGTGGAAAGAAAAATAGTTATGGGAAAGTTTTGGGTTTACTCGAACTCTGATGTTTCTTTGGGTTTCTCTTTTTCCTTTTCCTTCTCCTTCTCGATGCCCTTCGCTGCTATTACATCGTCAATCTTCAGTATCATGTTTGCCGCTTCTGTGGCAGACTTAACAACTTGAAGCTTAACCCGTAATGGTTCTACAACGTTTAGTTCCAGCATGTCCCTAATCTTGCCAGTGAAGACGTCGACGCCGAAGGACGGCGATGAAGCGCTTTCATGGGCTGCCCTTAATGCGACCATGATGTCAACGGGGTCTAAGCCAGCATTTTCAGCCAGAGTTAGCGGTATAGACTCGACAGCATCGGCGAAAGCTTCTATGGCTAGTTGTTCGCGCCCGCCAACCTTTACGGCGTAGTCTCTTAGCTGTTTTGCCACCTCGGCTTCTGGTGCTCCGCCACCAGGCACAATTTTTCCGTCTTCAATGGCGTTTCTGACAACGCACAAGGCGTCGTGCAGTGAGCGTTCAGCCTCGTCGACCACGTGTTCCGTTCCGCCCCTAACTACTATTGTGACAGCCTTTGGATTCTTGCACTCCCTTATGTAGACGAGTTTGTCTTCGCCTATCTTGACTTCTTCGACGAGTTTTGCCTCTCCAAGCACTTCTGGCGTTAAGTCTTTCACGCTGGCGACAATTTTGCCGCCAGTTGCCCTCGCCAGCTTCTCCATGTCGCTGCTGCTAATGTTTTTAACTGCCAATATGCCCCTCTTGGCGAGGAAGTGCAGCGCCACATCGTCTATGCCCTTCTCACAAAGCACAACGTTAGCGCCTGCCTCTGCAATTTTGTCCACCATCTCACGGAGCATGCGCTCCTCCTCATCTAAGAAGAGCTTCATCTGCTCTGGGCTTTCAATGTTTATTTTCGCGTCAAACTCCGTCTTTTCAATCTCCAGCTTAGCGTTCAAAAGCGCAATCTTCGCGTTATGAACTATCTTTGGCATCTGTGGGTGAGCCACTTCCTTGTCTATAACCATACCCTTGACAAGCTCTGTTTCTTCTAGGCTTTTGCCGTGCTTCTTCAAAATCTTGATTAGGTCAATGTCAGCCTTAAGCTTGCCATCCTTTTCCTCAGCAACTTGTTTTACGGCTTCAACAGCCAGCTTCGCAAAGTGGTCTTTTGCAGCGGCGATTCCCTTGCTGCCCATTGCTGTTATTGCAACATCCATAAGCCTCTTTTCATCGTTTATGCTGACTGGTAGCGCCATCTTCTCCAAAACCTCACGGGCTTTTTCGCTGGCTTTCTTGAAACCCTCAATTATTATTGTCGGGTGGATGTTCTGGTCTAAGAGCTCCTCCGCTTTCGCCAGAAGCTCTCCTGCTAGGACAGCGGCTGTGGTTGTTCCGTCGCCAACCTCGTTGTCCTGGGCTTTAGCAACCTCCACAAGCATCTTAGCGGCCGGATGCTGAACGTCAATTTCCTTCAATATTGTTGCGCCGTCGTTGGTTATTGTGACGTCGCCAAAGCTGCTTACAAGCATTTTATCCATGCCCTTAGGTCCCAAAGTCGTTTTAACAAGCTCCGCTATTATCTTGGCCGCCATAATATTGTTTCTTTGAGCTTCCCTTCCAGTTGTTCTCCCAGTTCCTTCCTTCAACACTAAAACAGGGACCGTTCCAGAGGGTATGGCCGCCATACACCATCACCCCCTTCATCCAGTTTTTGTGTTAGTAGGAGGCAGCAAATCACCGAAAAAATTTACTTCTATATAAACTTTTCTAAACGCTTGCCTTAACAATTCTATAACCAGAAGCCTTCCTAAGCCTATTCATAACAGCTAAACCTAAACCCTCAGTCGGCACACCCTCAGCTATAATTACATTAACGCCTTCAACATCAAACTCCCTTAAAAGCCTAAAAAGGTTCTTCGCAACCACGTCGAGGCGGCTTCTGCTCCCAAGGGACTTCACAACATCAGCCCTATAAAGGCTGGCGGTCTCATCCGTAGCTAAAACGCCAACCTTCATGTTCTGCCTTTTATAACGATTCACCAGTTCCGCAACCTTTTTGACGGTGGCTGAAAGCTCACCTTCAACAACAATTAACTTTGCCTTTGGAGCATAGTGCCTATGCTTCATCCCAGGCGAACGCGCCTTCTCAACCATCAACTTCTTCTCCGCAACAGCAACTGGATGCAGCTCAACCTTCCCAATAACAGCCTCCAACGCCTCGCGGGGCGTCCCCCCTGGACGAAGTATCTGGGGTGGGTCAACAGTCATGTCCAAAACTGTGGATTCCACGCCAATCCTCGTTGGGCCAGCATCCAAAACAGCGTCTATCCTCCCATCAAGGTCTTCAAGAACATGCTCAGCTGTCGTTGGACTAGGCTTCCCAGCAAGATTCGCGCTTGGAGCGGCAATGGGGCAGCCGCACTCCCTGATCAGGGCCAAGGCCACATTATGTTTTGGCATCCTAACTGCTATAGTGTCCAAGCCAGCCACAGTCACATTCGGCACAATACTGGAACGCTTAAAAACCAGTGTTAAGGGGCCGGGCCAAAAGGTTTTCATCAAAATTTCGGCTTTGGCTGGAACCTCCTTAACAAGTTTATAGACATCTTCGAATTTTCCAACATGGACTATCGGGGGGTTATCCAGCGGACGCCTCTTAGCCTTAAAAAGTGCTAAAACAGCCTTGGCATTTAATGCGTCGGCTCCTAAGCCATAAACCGTTTCTGTTGGAAAGGCTACTAATCCGCCATTTCTTATGATGCAGGCTGCTTCATGTATAATTTTGGCTTCTGGATTTTCAGGGTTAACCTTAAACACTATAGTCTTCTTCATAGGTTTCAGCCGTTTTATCGCTTTAAAATAGATTAAACTTACTTAAACACGTTTAGAAAGAGGGACGAAGCCTAAATTACACTACATAGTAGTCTATGACTTTCTTCATGCTTTTTGGTGCGGCTTGTCTCATGGCAAGTTGTTTAAGGATTTTTATCATTTGGGGTTGGAAGCGGGCTATATCCGTTAAGGTTACAAGCCCCACTAGGCGCTTTCCGTCAACCACTGGCAACTTCTTAATCTTCATTTGAAACATCAATTTTACCGCTTCTTCCAGCTCCATGTTTGGCTCCACAACAACAAGCGGGCTTGACATTACATCCTTAACCTTCGTTTTGTTTACGTCTTTGGCTTCGGCGACAACTCTTTTCAAAAGGTCTCTTTCAGTTAGTATGCCGACAGCTTTTCCCTTCCGGACAGCTATTAGGCAGCCAATCTCAAACTTGTTCATAACCTCGGCGGCCTCTTTGACTGTTGATTCCTCGTCTATGGTTATGACCTCTCTAACCATTACATCCTCGACTTTAAGAGAGAGTGGGCTTTCCTCTTTCGTTGATTCTTCCTCGTTTTCCACAATGTCACCAAATTTCCTATTCTGAAACCCACATATATAATTTGACGCGTTGGCAAATAGACGCTTCAGTGTCCAAGCAGTTTCCGCGTCAGCTCCTCAACACGTTTACTTGCGGGTATTCTAGCCCTTTCAAACTTCTCTTTCGGCTTTGTTAAGGGTCTGGTGGCGTCCAAACCCATTTTTGAGGTTAAACCTGTTTCCTGATTTGCCGAAGAATCCAGTGTTGAGCCTCTGGCATTCTCTATTATGAGCAGGTCTTCCGATGCTTGGAAGCGGGTGGCAATAGCCCATTCCACATCCGCCATGTCAAAAATGTCGATGTCTGAATCCACAACAACGGCGTGTTTAAGGCTTGGATGAGCCGCAAAAGCAGCCAACAGGGCGTTTTTCCCATCACCGTCAAGTTGTTTTTCAATGGATATTATAGCATGGAGCCACCCGCCACCGCCAACTGAAAGGTTCACAGCCTTAACCCTAGGGACAACCTTTGAAACAGCCTCATAAATTGAGGCTTCATGGGGAAGCCCCATCAAAAGCCTATGCTCCGACCCAGATGGCAAAAGCGCCTGATAAATGTAGTCGTCACGGTGCATCACATTAACAATTTCAACAACAGGCTGCTTACGCTCAATATCGTATGTTCCGGTAATATCCACCAGTGGTCCTTCAGGCACCTCCTTTGAGGCTGAAATCCTCCCTTCCAAGACAAGTTCCGCGTCCGCAGGGGCATAGGCATCTACATACTTACCCCTCACAAGCTCAAGTTTCCCATCCAACAGCGTATTCGCCACATCAAACTCATTTACCCCGAAAGGCACTGGTGAGGAAGCCGCCAACATGACTGCCGGATGAACACCGATGGAAATTGCCACGTCCAAGTCAACCTCCGCTTCCCTAGCCATCTGCCACAATTTATAGAGGTGCCTAGGAACTAGGCGTATTGCCAAATGCTTCTCGTCCAAAAGCTGTAAACGGTGGATGGACACGTTCTCGACGGTTCCATCGAGGCTTTTCGCGTGAATAACAGCAGAAGTTATGTAGGGACCAGCATCCCTCTCAAAATGGGTCAAGATTGGAATCCTTAGCAGGTCTGGTTCCTCAATAACCTCTTTGACAGCGCCATCCTCGACGATTTTTGGCTTCTGCGGATGGCGCCATGCCTCCAATAGTCTTTGATAAAGCCCCTCCGGTTCAACGCCTAATGCTCCGCAGATGCGCTTCCTTGTCCCACAGACGTTTGCCACAATCTTTGTTTTGGAGCCTTCAACGTTTTCAAACATTAGAATTGGGCCGTTGTCGAAGGCTTTCATGATGTAGGAGATTTCAAAGTTTGTGGAAACCTCTTCTTTTATATGCAGTATTTCGCCCTTCTCCTCCATCTGTGCCAGAAAAGCTCTTAAGCTCATGTTAGGCTTCCCTCGCGGCTTTCTAAACCCTCCACCTTTGACTCTGTTATGGTAACCCTTTCAATAAGCCTTTTGAAGATAGCTTGCGCCTGCATTTCGTCCATTTTCTCCAAGTATACTGAAACTATGGCTATTTTGCCCCTTTTTGAAGCCAAGTATTCGGCGAACATGCGGGCTGAAATAACGTTTCTATTGCCAAGAATAACTGAAGAAGAAGGCAGTCCAGGAGTGTCTGGAGGTTTAGGTATGGCTATGGCTAATGTTCCAAGCCTATCCTCATTCTCGCTTAAAAGTATCAAGCAAGAGTTTTTTGTCTCGAGGTAAACGGCGAGAAAGTGGATGTTCTGCTCAACCAACTCATCCTTAATAACCTTGGCTCGCTCCATCTCAAACTCTCCAATGTATTTATAGCTTTACGTATTCACTATTTATTACTTTCAAAAAGGACAGGCGACAATGGACAAGAAAAGAGCGGAAAAAATTCTTCAAATCCTAAGGGAAAATTTCACCTTGCCAAGATGGGTTTCTGCAGACCACAACCCATTCGAAACCTTGATCATAACGATAATTTCCCAGAACACTTCCGACAAAAACACGGAAAAAGCCTTCGCAAAACTTTCAGAAGCCTTCCCAATAACCCCAGAGGCATTGGCAAACGCAGAAATAAGCGAAATTGAGGAATGCCTAAGAGTTGCTGGACTATATAGGAATAAGGCTAGAATAATAAACCAAGTCTCAAAGATCA
This window harbors:
- a CDS encoding UbiD family decarboxylase, encoding MSLRAFLAQMEEKGEILHIKEEVSTNFEISYIMKAFDNGPILMFENVEGSKTKIVANVCGTRKRICGALGVEPEGLYQRLLEAWRHPQKPKIVEDGAVKEVIEEPDLLRIPILTHFERDAGPYITSAVIHAKSLDGTVENVSIHRLQLLDEKHLAIRLVPRHLYKLWQMAREAEVDLDVAISIGVHPAVMLAASSPVPFGVNEFDVANTLLDGKLELVRGKYVDAYAPADAELVLEGRISASKEVPEGPLVDITGTYDIERKQPVVEIVNVMHRDDYIYQALLPSGSEHRLLMGLPHEASIYEAVSKVVPRVKAVNLSVGGGGWLHAIISIEKQLDGDGKNALLAAFAAHPSLKHAVVVDSDIDIFDMADVEWAIATRFQASEDLLIIENARGSTLDSSANQETGLTSKMGLDATRPLTKPKEKFERARIPASKRVEELTRKLLGH